One stretch of Thermanaerosceptrum fracticalcis DNA includes these proteins:
- a CDS encoding 2-keto-4-pentenoate hydratase, which yields MDKEFIVKAAEALRVAMTNKKPISALTEQKPDITIEEAYQVQLVNVEEAVKAGKRIVGKKIGLTSVAMQKFLGVNEPDYGHLLDTMIWDEEIPISLSNLLQPKIEAEIAFVLGDDLQGPGVTLTDVLRATAGVVPSFEVIDSRIKDWKIKIQDTIADNASSAGITLGSQLIPVNQVELKYVGMVLQKNGQIIETAAGAAVMGHPALAVAWLANKLGSMGIGLKKGEIILSGSLTKAIEVKAGDVFVATFGGLGSVKAVFTE from the coding sequence ATGGATAAGGAGTTTATCGTCAAAGCTGCCGAGGCCTTAAGAGTGGCCATGACAAACAAAAAACCTATTTCCGCTTTAACTGAACAAAAACCCGATATCACCATCGAAGAAGCTTACCAAGTACAACTGGTTAATGTGGAAGAGGCCGTAAAAGCTGGAAAAAGGATTGTGGGTAAGAAAATCGGCTTAACCAGTGTGGCTATGCAGAAGTTTTTAGGCGTTAATGAGCCTGATTATGGACATCTTCTGGATACCATGATCTGGGATGAAGAAATCCCCATTAGTTTAAGTAATTTATTACAGCCTAAAATTGAAGCTGAAATCGCTTTTGTCCTGGGTGATGATTTACAGGGACCTGGAGTAACTCTTACCGATGTATTAAGAGCTACTGCAGGAGTCGTTCCTTCTTTTGAAGTAATTGACAGCCGTATTAAGGATTGGAAAATCAAAATACAGGACACCATAGCTGATAATGCCTCCAGTGCAGGCATTACTTTGGGCAGTCAGCTTATACCTGTTAACCAGGTGGAGCTAAAATATGTGGGAATGGTCTTACAGAAGAACGGGCAGATTATCGAAACGGCCGCAGGTGCCGCTGTCATGGGGCATCCTGCGTTAGCCGTAGCCTGGCTGGCTAATAAATTAGGTTCTATGGGCATCGGTTTGAAAAAAGGAGAAATAATTTTGTCCGGTTCTCTTACGAAAGCAATAGAAGTAAAAGCAGGAGATGTGTTTGTAGCTACTTTTGGCGGATTAGGTTCCGTTAAAGCAGTGTTTACAGAATAA
- a CDS encoding acetaldehyde dehydrogenase (acetylating) — protein sequence MEKIKAAIIGPGNIGMDLMYKILKRARNIELDTVTGIIADSEGLMLAKSHGFNTSAEGIEAIIKRDDIKIVFDCTSAKAHLKHAPILKAHKKIAIDLTPAAVGPYVSPAVNMLENFDSDNINLITCGGQATIPIVAAINKVADVEYAEIVATISSRSAGPGTRQNIDEFTQTTANGLVKVAGADTAKAIIILNPAEPPIMMRNTIYCRVKNPDHMAIMASVTEMVSRVKEYVPGYTLKLAPIVDGNKVTTMIEVEGEGSYLPKYSGNLDIITAAALGVAEKIAENMLKDAEKVVEKGRAAQ from the coding sequence GTGGAAAAAATAAAAGCAGCCATCATTGGCCCCGGCAACATCGGAATGGACCTCATGTACAAGATATTGAAACGGGCCAGAAACATCGAACTAGATACTGTAACAGGTATTATTGCGGATTCTGAGGGACTGATGCTGGCAAAAAGTCATGGGTTTAATACTTCTGCCGAAGGAATCGAGGCCATTATCAAGCGGGACGACATTAAAATTGTTTTTGATTGTACCAGTGCCAAAGCCCATCTCAAGCATGCTCCGATCCTTAAAGCCCATAAGAAAATAGCCATTGATCTGACCCCGGCGGCAGTGGGACCCTATGTCTCCCCCGCTGTCAATATGCTGGAGAACTTTGATAGTGACAATATCAACCTGATTACCTGTGGCGGGCAGGCTACTATACCTATAGTTGCCGCCATCAATAAGGTTGCTGATGTGGAATACGCGGAAATAGTGGCCACCATTTCCAGCCGCAGCGCCGGTCCCGGGACCAGGCAAAACATTGATGAGTTTACCCAAACAACGGCTAACGGTTTGGTTAAAGTAGCAGGGGCAGATACCGCCAAGGCTATTATCATCCTGAATCCTGCCGAGCCACCTATTATGATGAGAAACACCATTTACTGCCGGGTAAAAAATCCCGATCATATGGCCATTATGGCTAGTGTTACTGAAATGGTGAGCAGAGTTAAAGAATATGTACCTGGGTATACCCTGAAACTGGCGCCCATTGTTGATGGAAACAAAGTGACCACAATGATTGAAGTGGAGGGTGAAGGTTCATACTTACCCAAATATTCGGGCAACCTGGATATTATTACTGCCGCTGCCCTGGGGGTAGCGGAAAAAATCGCTGAAAACATGCTAAAAGACGCAGAAAAAGTTGTAGAAAAGGGGAGGGCTGCCCAATGA